One Chaetodon trifascialis isolate fChaTrf1 chromosome 13, fChaTrf1.hap1, whole genome shotgun sequence DNA segment encodes these proteins:
- the prorsd1 gene encoding prolyl-tRNA synthetase associated domain-containing protein 1, with protein MSGDLRAELEKFLETLNIQTSCVDHPSVFTVEEMMPHLQDVSGAVTKNLFLKDKKKKGLWLVSARHDRQVNLNDLAKKLGVGSGNLRFADEAAMLEKLKVGQGCATALALLFDKDQSVKFVLDRDLVEGGHEMVYFHPMTNAATMGLRPDDLLRFLKETGHEPVLESFE; from the exons ATGTCTGGAGATCTGCgggcagagctggagaaatTTCTGGAGACGTTAAACATCCAGACGAGCTGCGTGGATCACCCGTCG GTGTTCACGGTGGAGGAGATGATGCCTCACCTGCAGGACGTGAGCGGAGCCGTCACTAAGAACCTCTTCCtgaaggacaagaagaagaaaggccTGTGGTTGGTGTCCGCTCGCCACGACCGCCAG gtgAACCTCAACGACCTCGCCAAGAAGCTCGGCGTTGGCAGCGGCAACCTGCGCTTCGCGGATGAGGCGGCCATGTTGGAGAAGCTCAAG GTGGGTCAGGGCTGTGCGACGGCGCTCGCTCTGCTCTTCGATAAGGACCAGAGTGTGAAGTTCGTCCTGGACCGGGACCTGGTGGAGGGAGGCCACGAGATGGTCTACTTCCACCCCATGACCAACGCCGCCACCATGGGACTCCGACCAGACGACCTGCTGCGCTTCCTCAAGGAGACGGGACACGAACCCGTCCTGGAGAGCTTCGAGTAA